A section of the Cydia amplana chromosome 15, ilCydAmpl1.1, whole genome shotgun sequence genome encodes:
- the LOC134654794 gene encoding uncharacterized protein LOC134654794 yields the protein MEEHFYTIGYADDLAILISGKFASTVCDLTQAALRIVERWCREFDLSVNPTKTEMVMFTNKRALGNFTRPTLFQTELQLTDEVKYLGLTLDSELNWNNHINKRIDRAGVVFWQCRRMIGKRWGLNPKITLWLYKTIIRPLLCYGALVWWPRTNLGNVRDKLQRLQRLACAATTGCTRSTPTAAMEVMLNLPPLHLHIQQEASLSAVRLRTLNIWSNITGALHTICLDRVYNEFPVLRAGTDRIHKQAIFDKRYKIQLYEDDNYEGLNPRELRIFTDGSKTDSGSGSGTFSEDLNMSITTPLGAHNSVFQAECMGIINAAAAITARKVVGSSIRILSDSRAVLMALKSHIITSKLIHECHERLMEVCQNNKIRITLQWIKGHSGSRGNDAADELARLGSGAGAIGPEPVLPIPFSKVRSMLLARTGKLHTEHWLNQTGCRQAKQAMPVASTVSSQGRFFN from the coding sequence atggaggaACACTTCTATACAATAGGCTACGCTGATGATCTGGCAATATTAATATCAGGTAAATTTGCCAGTACAGTATGCGACCTCACCCAGGCAGCTCTTCGGATCGTAGAACGCTGGTGTAGAGAATTTGACCTATCAGTTAACCCCACCAAAACAGAAATGGTAATGTTCACCAATAAAAGGGCACTTGGCAACTTTACCAGACCAACACTCTTCCAGACTGAGCTACAGCTGACCGACGAAGTTAAGTACTTAGGACTAACTCTCGACAGTGAACTCAACTGGAACAATCATATCAACAAACGCATAGACAGGGCGGGAGTAGTCTTCTGGCAGTGCAGAAGGATGATTGGTAAGAGGTGGGGACTCAACCCGAAAATTACCCTTTGGCTCTATAAGACTATAATCCGCCCCCTACTCTGTTACGGTGCTCTGGTTTGGTGGCCAAGAACAAACCTAGGCAACGTACGAGACAAGCTACAAAGACTCCAGAGGCTCGCATGCGCGGCCACCACTGGCTGCACGAGGTCTACTCCGACTGCAGCCATGGAGGTCATGCTAAACCTTCCACCGCTGCACCTACACATACAGCAAGAGGCCAGTCTCTCAGCGGTAAGGTTGCGAACCCTCAACATATGGTCTAACATCACAGGAGCACTTCACACAATATGCCTGGATAGGGTATACAACGAATTTCCAGTGCTCAGGGCGGGCACGGATAGAATTCACAAACAAGCCATCTTTGACAAaaggtacaaaatacaattatatgagGACGACAACTACGAAGGACTCAATCCCCGGGAGCTGAGAATCTTCACAGATGGGTCCAAAACAGACAGCGGATCGGGCTCTGGAACCTTTTCTGAAGACCTGAACATGTCAATCACCACTCCGCTAGGAGCCCATAACTCGGtattccaagctgagtgcatGGGCATCATAAACGCGGCGGCTGCCATCACTGCAAGGAAGGTAGTAGGATCCTCCATCCGCATACTCTCCGACAGTAGAGCAGTCTTAATGGCCCTAAAAAGCCATATAATCACATCCAAACTTATACACGAATGCCACGAACGACTAATGGAGGTATGTCAGAACAATAAGATCAGGATCACCTTACAGTGGATCAAGGGACACAGCGGATCCCGAGGTAACGATGCTGCGGACGAGCTCGCCAGACTAGGATCGGGTGCGGGGGCGATTGGCCCGGAACCGGTTCTCCCGATACCGTTCAGTAAGGTACGCTCAATGCTGCTGGCACGTACGGGGAAACTACACACAgaacactggctaaaccagACTGGATGCAGACAGGCCAAACAAGCCATGCCTGTGGCATCAACGGTAAGCTCACAAGGGCGCTTCTTCAACTAG